From the Amycolatopsis thermoflava N1165 genome, one window contains:
- a CDS encoding alpha/beta hydrolase has product MPLDPAVRALLDGLAQQGFQSFEKIGLEATRETIASFTGLQKPKRGFSRTSEVSYGPDPAHRARIYVPPGDGPFPVVLYVHGGGFVAGGLDVVDEPVRALALDAEALVVSVTYRLAPEAKFPAAHDDVFAALRWTAKEISAHGGDPARIAVVGDSAGGNLAASAVIRARDEGEPAVRAQALVYPLVNPVADTASRREYAEGYLLHLDALRWFGAQYCASPEDAVDPRLALDRNDLSGLPPTLVVTTEYDTLRDEGEAFADALSAAGTDARAVRMDGLVHAAYWATAAIPRGAEIHRAVVEHLRAVL; this is encoded by the coding sequence ATGCCACTCGATCCCGCTGTCCGCGCTCTGCTCGACGGCTTGGCGCAGCAGGGTTTCCAGTCGTTCGAAAAGATCGGCCTCGAGGCCACCCGGGAGACGATCGCGTCGTTCACCGGGCTGCAGAAACCCAAGCGCGGCTTCTCCCGGACGAGCGAGGTGTCCTACGGGCCGGACCCGGCCCACCGCGCGCGGATCTACGTGCCGCCGGGGGACGGGCCGTTCCCGGTCGTGCTGTACGTCCACGGTGGAGGGTTCGTCGCGGGCGGTCTCGACGTCGTCGACGAACCCGTGCGCGCCCTCGCGCTCGACGCCGAAGCCCTCGTCGTGTCGGTCACCTACCGGCTCGCGCCCGAGGCGAAGTTCCCCGCCGCGCACGACGACGTGTTCGCCGCGCTTCGCTGGACCGCCAAGGAGATCTCCGCGCACGGCGGCGACCCGGCGCGGATCGCGGTCGTCGGGGACAGCGCCGGCGGCAACCTGGCCGCGTCGGCGGTCATCCGGGCCCGCGACGAGGGCGAGCCGGCCGTGCGCGCCCAAGCGCTGGTCTACCCGCTGGTGAACCCGGTGGCCGACACCGCGTCACGCCGCGAGTACGCCGAGGGGTACCTGCTGCACCTGGACGCGTTGCGGTGGTTCGGCGCGCAGTACTGCGCCAGCCCGGAGGACGCCGTGGACCCGCGGCTGGCGCTGGATCGCAACGACTTGAGCGGCCTCCCGCCGACCCTGGTGGTCACCACGGAGTACGACACACTCCGCGACGAGGGCGAGGCCTTCGCGGACGCCCTGAGCGCGGCCGGCACGGACGCCCGCGCGGTGCGCATGGACGGCCTGGTCCACGCCGCGTACTGGGCCACGGCCGCGATCCCCCGCGGCGCGGAGATCCACCGGGCGGTGGTCGAGCACCTGCGCGCGGTGCTCTGA